One window from the genome of Paraclostridium sordellii encodes:
- a CDS encoding sugar phosphate isomerase/epimerase family protein: MKDIKLVKLVGDIKSVNIDEIRKLEVGVEIQSFPQNILDEDYSYIIKECKFKLRNFDNIISLHGSSFDLNPGSTDKKVIELTKYRYMQSINIAKEIGAKYVIFHSQISPLISVDKIRKLKINNQILFWKEFLKEIDDLDITILLENEYEDSYEELLYIIKEVNSPKLKICLDTGHVLAYSNKSLESWFLGLNDYIKYVHLHFNEGKDDSHTKPTNDQLVKFKHIIEKVNIKPIISLEYNIEDAKEEIPRIREILNK; this comes from the coding sequence AATATAGATGAAATAAGAAAATTAGAAGTAGGAGTTGAGATACAAAGTTTTCCACAAAATATATTAGATGAAGATTATAGTTATATTATAAAAGAGTGTAAATTTAAGCTTAGAAATTTTGATAATATAATATCATTACATGGTTCTTCTTTTGATTTAAATCCAGGAAGTACGGATAAAAAAGTAATAGAGTTAACTAAATATAGATATATGCAATCTATTAATATTGCAAAGGAAATAGGAGCTAAGTATGTAATATTTCATAGTCAAATTTCACCATTAATAAGTGTAGATAAAATTAGAAAGCTAAAAATAAATAATCAGATATTATTTTGGAAAGAATTTCTTAAAGAAATTGATGATTTAGATATAACTATACTTTTAGAAAATGAATATGAAGATAGTTATGAGGAGTTACTTTATATAATAAAAGAGGTAAATTCACCAAAATTAAAAATTTGCTTAGATACAGGTCATGTTTTAGCATATTCTAATAAAAGTTTAGAAAGTTGGTTTTTAGGATTAAACGATTATATAAAATATGTACATCTACACTTTAATGAAGGCAAAGATGATTCTCATACAAAGCCTACAAATGATCAATTAGTAAAGTTTAAACATATAATTGAAAAAGTAAATATAAAACCGATAATATCATTAGAGTATAATATTGAGGATGCAAAAGAAGAAATTCCCAGAATAAGAGAGATACTAAATAAATAA
- a CDS encoding S41 family peptidase gives MKKLLILIVVLISTIIVSSSSLNENRQLSKIEKIEDFECVYENIKNGYPYLDVIKRSDNIDWLENKQEYIKRIKKTTNDDEFIEELSSIISDLKNRHTELIDNKNRYELFKKSYSKNNWYDFLDDKNVIDRYNSITQKIEIPKGIFMKKELILKDIKDGEVGYIYLPSMASKNGSTTKDLKMIGDYINGLDNHKALVIDIRGNKGGSDSYWQGVVSKLIEKDTKIVGYRVYRGDSELVKRYTNIRKLKLKPIKYLPDDVKQNSPKEVFNKFSDFEETSYTIKSKKESRFKGHIYVLIDNSVYSSSETFAMFCKETKFAKLIGQTTGGDGGGLDPILFKLKNIGLIVRMASGMYLNEKGICDEEFKTSPDFKMKNYERTKEFENDNCIKKVLELENIKN, from the coding sequence ATGAAAAAGTTATTAATATTAATCGTAGTTTTAATATCGACTATTATTGTAAGCTCAAGTAGTTTAAATGAAAATAGGCAATTATCTAAGATAGAAAAAATAGAAGACTTTGAATGCGTTTATGAAAATATAAAAAACGGATATCCATATTTAGATGTCATTAAAAGAAGTGACAATATAGATTGGCTAGAAAATAAACAAGAATACATAAAAAGAATTAAAAAAACTACAAATGATGATGAATTTATAGAAGAGCTTTCATCTATAATATCTGATTTAAAAAATAGACATACTGAATTAATAGATAATAAAAACAGATATGAACTTTTTAAAAAATCATATTCAAAAAATAATTGGTATGACTTTTTAGATGATAAAAATGTTATAGATAGATATAATTCTATAACACAAAAAATAGAGATACCAAAAGGTATTTTTATGAAAAAAGAATTAATATTAAAGGATATAAAAGATGGTGAGGTTGGATATATTTATTTACCATCAATGGCATCTAAAAATGGATCTACAACTAAAGATTTAAAAATGATAGGTGATTATATAAATGGCTTAGATAACCATAAAGCTTTAGTTATAGATATAAGAGGAAATAAAGGGGGAAGTGATAGTTATTGGCAAGGTGTTGTTTCTAAACTTATTGAAAAAGATACAAAAATAGTTGGATATAGGGTTTATAGAGGTGATAGTGAATTGGTTAAAAGATATACTAATATAAGAAAGTTAAAATTAAAGCCTATAAAATATTTGCCTGATGATGTGAAGCAAAATTCTCCTAAAGAAGTTTTTAATAAATTTAGTGATTTTGAAGAAACCTCATATACTATAAAATCTAAGAAGGAATCTAGATTTAAAGGACACATATATGTACTTATAGATAACTCTGTATACTCGTCATCCGAGACATTTGCAATGTTTTGTAAAGAAACTAAGTTTGCAAAGCTAATCGGCCAAACAACTGGAGGAGATGGTGGAGGACTAGATCCTATTTTATTTAAACTAAAAAATATTGGGTTGATTGTTAGAATGGCAAGTGGAATGTACTTAAATGAAAAAGGAATATGTGATGAAGAGTTTAAAACTTCACCAGATTTTAAAATGAAAAATTATGAAAGAACTAAAGAATTTGAAAATGATAATTGTATAAAAAAAGTATTAGAACTTGAAAACATCAAAAACTAA
- a CDS encoding PepSY domain-containing protein, whose translation MKMNKALIIGLGLVIVCGAGVSYSLAKDDKSEYLTKEQAKSIVLEKVPDGKILEFAYNNEDNNPKYDSKVVKDNIKYEVDVDAETGDIVNFSQEVLKETNKDKTPDKLISEDKAMDIMLQKVPKATVQSFDFDKDGKEPEYEGVLVKADTKYEITVDAKSGNIKEFSHEKIKVKDTNDDQYGDIKLDD comes from the coding sequence ATGAAAATGAATAAAGCATTAATTATAGGACTCGGATTGGTGATTGTGTGCGGGGCTGGGGTTAGTTATTCATTAGCAAAAGATGATAAGTCCGAATATTTAACAAAAGAACAAGCTAAAAGTATAGTTTTAGAAAAAGTTCCGGATGGTAAAATATTAGAATTTGCATATAATAATGAAGATAATAATCCTAAATATGACTCAAAAGTTGTAAAAGATAATATTAAATATGAAGTAGATGTAGATGCTGAAACAGGGGATATAGTAAACTTTTCACAAGAGGTACTTAAAGAAACTAATAAAGATAAAACTCCAGATAAACTAATAAGTGAAGATAAAGCTATGGATATAATGCTTCAAAAAGTTCCAAAAGCAACAGTTCAAAGCTTTGACTTTGATAAAGATGGAAAAGAACCAGAATATGAAGGTGTTCTCGTAAAAGCTGATACAAAATATGAAATTACTGTAGATGCAAAATCAGGTAATATAAAAGAATTTAGTCATGAAAAAATAAAAGTAAAAGATACAAATGATGATCAGTATGGTGATATAAAACTAGATGACTAA